One window from the genome of Thalassospira xiamenensis M-5 = DSM 17429 encodes:
- a CDS encoding lauroyl acyltransferase: MPERSAFYQARQKYISHPLQGLGAYFLFGFFRIMPIDLASKIGGSLLRTIGPKLGQSKKARNNLVKAFPEKSAAEIETIITDMWENLGRSVAEIPHLPNLVCGSSRLEIVGLENGLVTKSDNKPGLFFTGHIGNWEVSTKIGDALDMDMMTIYRAPDNPWVDKLFKSVRRGFRGELVPKGSKGARKFASFLKRGGHAAMLVDQKLNNGIAVPFFGRDAMTAPALAQFALRYECPVIPIRVERLKGAYFRMTFYPDIQISKTDDPKADTLRIMTDVNAIMESWIRERPAQWLWLHKRWPN, translated from the coding sequence ATGCCTGAACGCAGTGCCTTTTATCAAGCACGACAGAAATATATTTCCCACCCGTTGCAGGGATTGGGAGCCTATTTTCTGTTTGGCTTTTTCCGGATCATGCCGATTGATCTTGCATCAAAGATCGGTGGCAGCCTTTTACGCACGATTGGCCCGAAGCTTGGTCAAAGCAAGAAAGCCCGAAACAATCTGGTTAAGGCCTTTCCGGAGAAATCGGCAGCAGAAATCGAAACCATCATAACCGATATGTGGGAAAATCTCGGTCGCAGTGTCGCGGAAATCCCCCATCTTCCAAATCTCGTTTGCGGCAGCTCCCGCCTTGAAATTGTGGGCCTTGAAAACGGTCTGGTGACCAAGTCCGATAACAAACCGGGCCTGTTCTTTACCGGCCATATCGGAAACTGGGAAGTTTCGACCAAAATCGGCGATGCGCTTGATATGGATATGATGACCATTTACCGCGCACCGGATAACCCTTGGGTCGACAAACTTTTCAAAAGTGTCCGCAGGGGATTTCGCGGTGAACTGGTGCCAAAGGGATCGAAGGGTGCCCGAAAATTTGCATCCTTCCTGAAACGGGGTGGCCATGCGGCGATGCTGGTTGATCAAAAGCTCAATAACGGGATTGCCGTACCCTTCTTTGGCCGCGATGCAATGACGGCACCAGCCTTGGCACAGTTCGCACTTCGTTATGAATGCCCTGTCATTCCGATCAGGGTGGAACGGCTTAAAGGTGCCTATTTCCGGATGACGTTTTATCCGGACATACAGATCAGCAAAACCGATGATCCAAAGGCAGATACGTTGCGCATCATGACCGATGTTAACGCGATCATGGAAAGCTGGATCCGCGAACGGCCCGCACAATGGTTGTGGCTTCACAAACGCTGGCCGAACTGA
- a CDS encoding MarR family winged helix-turn-helix transcriptional regulator translates to MTQAYWQDILVALRQIIRATDLHSKRMMKACGLTIPQVMVLRAIDELQNVTVRRISNHVSLSQATVTTILNRLEQRGLAERRRSTTDKRVVNTVLTDAGQNVLKAAPTMLHEEFISQFDALPDWEKTQLLSSMQRVATMMNAENIDAAPLLDVRPADEIPR, encoded by the coding sequence ATGACACAGGCCTACTGGCAGGACATTCTGGTCGCATTGCGCCAGATCATCCGCGCAACCGATCTGCATTCCAAAAGGATGATGAAAGCCTGTGGCCTGACCATCCCGCAGGTGATGGTCCTGCGCGCGATTGACGAATTGCAGAACGTTACGGTGCGCCGCATTTCCAATCATGTGTCACTTAGCCAGGCAACGGTTACCACAATCCTGAACCGCCTTGAACAGCGCGGGCTGGCAGAACGCCGACGCAGCACCACGGACAAGCGTGTGGTCAATACGGTTCTGACAGATGCAGGTCAGAACGTATTAAAAGCAGCCCCCACCATGCTGCACGAAGAATTCATATCGCAGTTCGATGCCCTGCCAGATTGGGAAAAGACGCAGCTTTTGTCATCCATGCAGCGGGTTGCCACCATGATGAATGCGGAAAATATAGATGCGGCTCCGTTGCTTGACGTCCGCCCCGCGGACGAAATTCCGCGTTAA
- a CDS encoding gamma-glutamyltransferase family protein — protein sequence MKKHGAVAAGHDVTARAAADVLEAGGNAFDAVTAAMWTACVAEPVLASLGGGGFVMARPAGKPPRLYDFFVETPLAKRPREELEFESRFATFAGGVTQEFHGGYGSVATPGVVAGIFKLHDDLGSLPMAMLAEPAITAARDGIKLDAFQRYVMGIVTPLMAFSKDSRAVFGAAGHQDEDGFELPDEGSILRQADMADSIEYLLRTGADGFYHGDLGHALVTECREYGGYLTGADLAAYRVLVRDPLLIAGRNGRFVLNPPPASGGVLVGFGLKLAREIELGAFGSARHLEAISRILHATGLARSEHGASPAILADEFCESYRSMIGERPLSQNGTTHISVVDGDGNLAAATISNGSCSGRMVPGTGIMLNNMLGEADLSPDGFHHWPCGVRMTSMMTPALYLAGNGDAIALGSGGSNRIRSTMLQVMLNIDAYDMTLHGAVAAPRLHVEDSLLSVEPGFDGSLLDDLSLEDQQRWDTEDMFFGGVHAAKVSHGGKKFNAVGDARRNGHQVVIADL from the coding sequence ATGAAAAAGCACGGAGCCGTCGCCGCAGGACATGATGTCACCGCACGCGCGGCTGCCGATGTGCTTGAGGCGGGCGGCAATGCCTTTGATGCGGTCACTGCGGCGATGTGGACGGCGTGCGTGGCGGAGCCGGTTCTGGCATCATTGGGCGGCGGCGGGTTTGTCATGGCACGCCCGGCGGGAAAACCGCCCCGGCTTTATGATTTTTTTGTCGAAACCCCGCTTGCCAAACGCCCGCGCGAAGAACTTGAATTCGAAAGCCGGTTTGCGACATTTGCCGGGGGTGTCACTCAGGAATTTCACGGCGGATATGGTTCGGTTGCAACACCGGGCGTGGTTGCCGGTATTTTCAAGCTGCATGACGATCTTGGATCCCTGCCGATGGCGATGCTGGCCGAACCGGCAATTACAGCCGCACGCGACGGGATCAAGCTGGATGCGTTTCAACGGTATGTCATGGGGATCGTAACCCCGCTTATGGCTTTTTCCAAAGATAGCCGGGCCGTTTTCGGTGCAGCGGGGCATCAGGACGAAGACGGATTTGAATTGCCAGACGAGGGCTCCATTCTTCGTCAGGCAGATATGGCCGATAGCATTGAATATTTGCTGCGGACCGGGGCTGATGGTTTTTATCACGGCGATCTTGGTCATGCGCTGGTGACCGAATGCCGGGAATATGGCGGCTATCTGACAGGGGCGGATTTGGCGGCATACCGCGTTCTGGTCCGTGATCCGCTATTGATCGCCGGACGCAACGGGCGGTTTGTTTTAAACCCGCCACCGGCGTCGGGCGGGGTTCTGGTTGGCTTCGGGCTTAAGCTTGCGCGCGAAATTGAACTCGGGGCATTTGGATCGGCCCGTCATCTTGAAGCCATTTCGCGCATTCTTCATGCCACCGGGCTGGCACGCAGCGAACATGGCGCAAGCCCGGCGATCCTTGCCGACGAATTTTGCGAATCCTACCGGTCTATGATTGGCGAACGCCCGCTTAGCCAGAATGGCACGACCCATATTTCCGTGGTTGATGGCGATGGCAATCTTGCTGCGGCGACGATTTCAAACGGGTCCTGTTCCGGGCGCATGGTGCCGGGGACTGGTATCATGCTTAATAACATGCTGGGCGAGGCGGATCTGTCACCCGACGGGTTCCATCACTGGCCATGCGGTGTGCGGATGACATCGATGATGACCCCGGCCCTGTATCTGGCGGGCAATGGTGATGCGATTGCACTTGGGTCTGGCGGGTCAAACCGCATTCGTTCGACCATGTTGCAGGTGATGCTGAATATCGATGCCTATGACATGACCCTGCATGGGGCGGTGGCGGCACCGCGGCTTCATGTCGAAGACAGTCTTTTGTCTGTCGAACCGGGATTTGACGGATCGCTTCTGGACGATCTTAGCCTTGAAGACCAGCAACGCTGGGATACGGAGGATATGTTCTTTGGCGGTGTTCACGCCGCCAAGGTCAGTCACGGCGGGAAAAAATTCAATGCGGTGGGGGATGCCAGACGCAATGGCCACCAAGTGGTGATTGCTGATCTGTAA
- the lpxK gene encoding tetraacyldisaccharide 4'-kinase, which produces MRAPDFWLADGCMAKALSPFSLLWRAGAGIRAMTTTMRHPGCKVFCVGNFTIGGAGKTPTAIALYHTLHKMGIQAHFLSRGYGGRETGPHRVDPMKDTAADVGDEPLLLARTAPAWISRDRGMGAETARNAGAEAIILDDGLQNPSLIKDCSFAVVDSVFGIGNGRVIPAGPMRETLEQGLAKVRAIILIGDGNPPFLKNLPASVPVLRARIVPCNGAEFAGRRVLAFAGIARPAKFHDSLRAVGADIVATVDFADHHPFRASELAELHQKAKALNADLVTTEKDLMRLPAGRRNGISTLDIGLEFEAPDQLEKIITAVLSDA; this is translated from the coding sequence ATGCGCGCGCCTGATTTCTGGCTGGCAGACGGCTGCATGGCCAAGGCACTGTCGCCTTTTTCCCTGCTGTGGCGCGCAGGTGCAGGCATTCGGGCGATGACAACAACCATGCGCCATCCGGGATGCAAGGTTTTCTGCGTTGGCAACTTTACCATCGGCGGTGCGGGTAAAACACCGACCGCAATCGCGCTGTATCACACGTTGCACAAAATGGGCATTCAGGCCCATTTCCTGAGCCGTGGATATGGCGGCCGGGAAACCGGCCCGCACCGTGTTGATCCGATGAAGGACACCGCAGCCGATGTCGGGGACGAGCCGCTGCTTCTGGCGCGAACGGCGCCGGCATGGATTTCGCGGGACCGGGGTATGGGCGCCGAAACGGCCAGAAATGCCGGGGCAGAGGCCATCATTCTGGATGACGGACTGCAAAATCCATCGTTAATCAAGGATTGCAGCTTTGCGGTTGTCGACAGCGTTTTCGGGATTGGAAACGGTCGCGTCATTCCCGCAGGCCCGATGCGCGAAACCCTTGAACAGGGATTGGCCAAAGTTCGTGCGATCATTCTGATCGGCGATGGCAATCCGCCGTTCCTGAAAAACCTGCCCGCGTCGGTTCCGGTTTTGCGCGCCCGCATTGTTCCCTGCAATGGCGCCGAATTTGCCGGACGCAGGGTTCTCGCCTTTGCGGGGATTGCCCGCCCGGCCAAATTCCATGATAGTCTGCGCGCAGTCGGTGCCGATATTGTTGCGACCGTCGACTTTGCGGATCATCATCCGTTCCGTGCGTCCGAATTGGCGGAGTTGCATCAAAAAGCCAAGGCGTTGAATGCCGATTTGGTCACGACAGAAAAAGACTTGATGCGCTTGCCTGCCGGGCGGCGGAACGGCATAAGCACCCTTGATATTGGGCTGGAATTCGAAGCCCCGGACCAGCTGGAGAAAATAATTACGGCGGTGTTGTCCGATGCCTGA